From one Anabas testudineus chromosome 18, fAnaTes1.2, whole genome shotgun sequence genomic stretch:
- the plaa gene encoding phospholipase A-2-activating protein — protein sequence MASSNSYKLRCSIPGHEMDVRGLATAVFPDGAFVSVSRDRTGRVWVPNSSPDKGFTEMHCISGHSNFVSCVCIIAPSETYPRGLIATGGNDNNICVFSLDRPQPLFTLTGHKNTVCTLSSGKFGTLLSGSWDTTAKVWLNEKCMMTLQGHTAAVWAVVILPEQGLMLSGSADKTIKLWKAGRCEKTFTGHEDCVRGLAVISNTEFFSCSNDTSIRRWLVTGECVQVYYSHTNYIYSLAVFPNNQDFISTGEDRSLRIWRKGECAQTIRLPAQSVWCCCILPNGDIAVGASDGIIRVFTEAEDRMASAEDLQAFEDELSKATIDPKTGDLGDIKMEDLPGREHLNEPGNRDGQTRLIKDGQNVEAYQWSVSDGRWVKIGDVVGGSNQQTSKSVMYEGKEYDYVFTIDVNEGGPSMKLPYNVSEDPWLTAHNFLQKNDLSPMFLDQVANFIIENTKGHVVGPAQSASGDPFTGGARYIPGASDDRPSFGADPFTGSGRYIPNSGSNSSAPAGVADPFTGGGAYSSAALRQMATNIYFPKTDGVTFDQANTSQIIAKLKELNGGAPQEHKLSEEVLESLEGLLVAVCGSNSDNSLPTIQQINLLWKASHWPEDIVFPVLDIMRLAIRHPHVNQTLCGEAEGVQLCNHLLNLMRPEGRPANQMLALRTLCNCFSGRHGRALLMTQREMVLSRAADLTIVCNKNIHIALATLVLNYAGCLHSQPDLEGKAQCLSVASRALETVQDKEAVFRLLVSLGTTVASDQTAQDLARSLGVSSQISKYSSVSDPSKVGECCQLVLKELQ from the exons ATGGCATCCTCCAACTCATACAAACTCAGGTGTTCCATCCCCGGACACGAAATGGATGTTAGGGGACTCGCTACTGCTGTTTTTCCAGATGGAGCTTTTGTATCTGTGTCCAGAGACCGGACCGGAAGAGTCTGGGTACCAAACTCAAG CCCAGACAAAGGCTTCACAGAAATGCACTGTATCTCTGGCCACTCAAATTTTGTATCCTGTGTGTGCATCATTGCACCCAGTGAAACATATCCTCGAGGACTTATTGCCACAGGTGGAAATGATAATAACATTTGCGTTTTCTCACTGGACCGACCACAACCCCTATTCACGCTGACGGGTCACAAAAATACAG TTTGCACTCTGTCATCTGGGAAGTTTGGGACACTTTTGAGTGGCTCCTGGGACACCACAGCCAAAGTCTGGCTCAATGAGAAGTGCATGATGACCTTGCAG GGCCACACTGCAGCAGTATGGGCAGTGGTCATATTACCTGAACAAGGCCTTATGCTATCTGGATCAGCAGATAAGACCATAAAGCTCTGGAAAGCTGGCAGATGTGAAAAGACATTTACAG GTCATGAGGACTGTGTACGGGGACTGGCGGTGATCAGCAACACTGAGTTTTTCTCCTGCAGCAATGACACCAGTATTAGAAGGTGGTTGGTGACAGGCGAATGTGTACAGGTCTATTACAGCCACACCAACTACATTTACAGCTTAGCCGTCTTCCCCAATAACCAAG ATTTCATAAGCACAGGAGAGGACAGGTCATTGAGGATATGGAGGAAGGGAGAGTGTGCTCAAACCATCCGCCTGCCTGCTCAGTCTGTCTGGTGCTGTTGTATTCTACCTAATGGAGATATAGCTGTTGGAGCCAG TGATGGTATAATTCGTGTGTTTACGGAAGCTGAGGATCGCATGGCTAGTGCAGAGGACCTACAGGCCTTTGAGGATGAGCTCTCTAAAGCCACCATTGATCCCAAGACAGGTGACCTTGGAGACATCAAAATGGAGGATCTTCCAGGAAGAGAACACCTTAATGAGCCTG GAAATCGTGATGGACAAACACGACTGATTAAAGATGGCCAAAACGTGGAGGCATATCAGTGGAGTGTCAGCGATGGCCGCTGGGTCAAAATCGGAGATGTGGTTGGAGGCTCAAACCAACAGACCTCCAAGAGTGTGATGTATGAAGGAAAA GAATATGACTATGTCTTCACCATTGACGTAAATGAGGGAGGGCCGTCCATGAAGCTGCCTTACAATGTGTCAGAAGACCCGTGGTTGACAGCACACAACTTCTTGCAGAAGAATGACCTCAGCCCCATGTTCCTCGACCAGGTTGCCAACTTTATCATAGAGAACACCAAAGGTCATGTGGTGGGACCAGCACAGTCTGCTAGTGGTGACCCTTTTACTG GAGGAGCTCGGTATATCCCTGGAGCCTCTGATGATAGGCCAAGTTTTGGAGCTGATCCCTTCACAG GCTCTGGTCGCTACATCCCAAACTCTGGTTCAAACTCAAGTGCTCCAGCAGGTGTGGCAGATCCATTCACAG GGGGAGGTGCCTACTCTTCAGCAGCCCTCAGACAAATGGCAACCAACATTTACTTTCCTAAGACTGATGGTGTGACCTTTGACCAAGCCAATACCTCGCAGATCATTG ccaAATTGAAAGAGCTGAATGGAGGTGCTCCTCAGGAGCACAAGCTCTCTGAGGAGGTTCTGGAAAGCCTTGAGGGGCTGCTTGTGGCCGTCTGCGGGTCAAACTCTGACAATTCTTTACCAACCATCCAACAAATCAACCTGCTGTGGAAAGCCTCTCACTGGCCTGAGG ACATTGTATTTCCTGTCCTGGATATTATGAGGCTGGCAATACGCCACCCACACGTTAACCAGACCCTCTGTGGAGAGGCAGAGGGCGTGCAGCTATGCAACCACCTGCTGAACCTGATGAGGCCCGAGGGGCGTCCTGCCAACCAGATGCTGGCACTGCGGACTCTGTGTAACTGCTTTAGCGGCAGGCACGGACGAGCCCTCCTAATGACCCAGCGTGAAATGGTACTATCACGAGCCGCCGACCTGACGATTGTCTGCAATAAGAACATCCACATCGCCCTGGCCACTCTGGTCCTTAACTATGCTGGCTGCCTGCACAGCCAACCTGACCTTGAGGGCAAGGCCCAGTGCCTCTCTGTGGCCAGCAGAGCTCTGGAGACAGTACAAGACAAGGAGGCTGTGTTTAGGCTGCTGGTGTCCTTGGGAACTACTGTGGCCTCAGACCAGACAGCCCAGGACCTGGCTCGCTCCTTGGGAGTCAGCTCTCAGATTTCAAAGTACTCGTCTGTGTCTGACCCATCTAAAGTCGGCGAGTGTTGCCAGCTGGTTTTAAAAGAACTACAATGA